A window of Chlorobium phaeobacteroides DSM 266 genomic DNA:
CTGTCCGGGATGCGGCAGAACCTATTTTGATCTTGAAAAAGCAGCAGCATCGATCAAGCTGCGACTATCGCACCTCAAGGGATTGAAAGTTGGTATTATGGGCTGCGTTGTCAACGGACCGGGAGAAATGGCTGATGCCGATTTTGGTTATGTTGGTTCCGGGAAAGGACGGATCAGTCTATATGTTGGCAAGGAGTGCGTTGAAGAGAATCTCCCTGAAAGTGCCGCGGTTGACCGTTTGGTCGGGCTTATCCAGGAAAAAGGCAAATGGGTGAATCCCTGAATACCTGAATAGCATCGTGCGCAAGGCCGGTCTGATGCTTGGTCAATCGTTATTTTATTTGAGTCTCTATGCTTTTTACGCTGGTGACGGGCGCTTCAATGGGTATAGGCGAAGCTTTCGCTCGTAAATTTGCTGAAACGGGAACATCTCTTTTACTTGTTGCCCGTTCAGAAGATAAACTTCTCGCTCTTGCCGAAGAGTTGAAAGCATCCGGAGCAACAGATGTGCGTATTCTGGCGGAAGACCTGAGCCGGGAGGGCAGTCCGGAGCGTATTTACGAGTTCTGTCTGAGAGAGAATATCGCAATAGATGTGCTGGTCAACTGTGCCGGCCTCTCCTTTGCGGGAGATTTTGACAAGCTTCCCGTGGGGAAACTCGAGGAGATTATGGCGGTCAACATGTTGGCTTTATGCCGGCTTACCCGATTATTTCTGCCGGGTATGATTAAAAGAAAAGGCGGCGGTATCATGAATATCGCTTCAATAGGCGGCTTTCAGGGCGTGCCTGGTCTGGCGCTTTATTCGGCTACCAAGTCATTTGTTATAACGCTGACAGAGGCATTGCATACTGAATTGAAAGAAACGGGGGTAAAAGCCGTCGCCGTATGTCCCGGGTTTATTCAAACAGGTTTTCTTGCGAAAGCCGGGCATAGTCAGGACGGGATTCTGCTGCCCGTTTACAGTAGAGATCTTGTCGTTAAAGCGGCAATCAAAGGGTACAAGAAAAACCGGCTGAGAATATTCCCTACAGTTATCGATTTTCTGCTTGTTTTTTCCCAGAGATTTGTTCCCCGGAAA
This region includes:
- a CDS encoding SDR family NAD(P)-dependent oxidoreductase, which encodes MLFTLVTGASMGIGEAFARKFAETGTSLLLVARSEDKLLALAEELKASGATDVRILAEDLSREGSPERIYEFCLRENIAIDVLVNCAGLSFAGDFDKLPVGKLEEIMAVNMLALCRLTRLFLPGMIKRKGGGIMNIASIGGFQGVPGLALYSATKSFVITLTEALHTELKETGVKAVAVCPGFIQTGFLAKAGHSQDGILLPVYSRDLVVKAAIKGYKKNRLRIFPTVIDFLLVFSQRFVPRKTAVKLADVLSSARSRR